A region from the Polaribacter sp. Hel1_33_78 genome encodes:
- a CDS encoding helix-turn-helix domain-containing protein, translating to MMIEDEYIRLIFGLKLKQIRTEKNLSLFGLAKLSGLSKSYLNEIEKGKKYPKTDKILLLSENLEVPYDHFVSLKLDKNLAPIGEILQSKILKEIPLELFGIKENNLIDIIANAPAKVNAFISTIIKIAQNYNLTRESFFLASLRSYQEAHNNYFEDIENDAEKFAKLYHINLSKRINSKDLEEILIEEFGYKIDDKELSKHDNLGVLRNIYIPKKKILLIDKNISEAQKTFIYAKELAYNHLKIKDRLYTFPWIKFENFDQVLNNFIASYFAGALIIPRKNLTEKLTNFFELENWRPLKLHQIIKSFNCSQETFYQRLTNILPKFFKIKNLFFLRFTHKENSPEFKLSKELHITQQQAPHANRKNEHYCRRWISIKTIQDLENSSKERATFGIQISSYENQKNEYLVLSSATPDPFKKAINRSVSIGMLLSPHLKKKLTFLKENTFHKNIVGVTCETCAVKNCTERIAEPTRLEKENQHKEIAKTVDNIINSYS from the coding sequence ATGATGATAGAAGACGAATACATACGATTAATATTTGGCTTAAAACTGAAGCAAATAAGAACAGAGAAGAACCTTTCTCTTTTTGGTCTAGCAAAGTTATCCGGACTTTCAAAATCGTATTTAAATGAAATTGAAAAAGGAAAAAAATATCCAAAAACAGATAAAATATTATTACTTTCTGAAAATTTAGAAGTTCCTTATGACCATTTTGTATCTTTAAAACTAGATAAAAACCTTGCACCTATTGGCGAAATTTTACAATCTAAAATTTTGAAAGAAATACCACTAGAGCTATTTGGTATCAAAGAGAATAATCTAATAGACATCATTGCAAACGCTCCTGCAAAAGTTAATGCGTTTATAAGTACAATTATAAAAATTGCACAAAACTACAACCTAACAAGAGAAAGCTTTTTTTTAGCATCTTTACGTTCTTACCAAGAAGCGCACAATAATTATTTTGAAGATATTGAAAATGATGCAGAGAAATTTGCCAAATTATATCATATAAACTTATCAAAAAGAATAAATTCCAAGGATTTAGAAGAAATTTTAATCGAAGAATTTGGATACAAAATTGATGACAAAGAACTTTCTAAACACGACAATTTAGGTGTTTTGAGAAACATTTATATCCCAAAAAAGAAAATACTTTTAATTGATAAAAACATTTCTGAAGCACAAAAAACATTTATTTACGCAAAAGAATTGGCGTACAATCATTTAAAGATTAAAGATAGGCTTTACACTTTCCCTTGGATTAAATTTGAAAATTTTGATCAAGTTTTGAATAATTTTATTGCATCTTATTTTGCTGGCGCTTTAATTATCCCAAGAAAAAATTTAACAGAGAAACTAACAAACTTCTTTGAACTTGAAAACTGGAGACCTTTAAAACTGCATCAAATAATTAAGAGTTTTAATTGCTCTCAAGAAACTTTTTACCAACGTTTAACAAATATTTTGCCCAAATTTTTCAAAATCAAAAATTTATTTTTCTTACGCTTTACACACAAAGAGAATTCACCAGAATTTAAACTAAGTAAAGAATTACACATAACACAACAACAAGCACCTCATGCAAACAGAAAAAATGAGCATTATTGCAGACGTTGGATATCTATAAAAACAATTCAAGACTTAGAAAATTCATCCAAAGAAAGAGCAACTTTTGGCATTCAAATTTCTTCTTACGAAAATCAAAAAAACGAATATTTAGTACTTTCTTCGGCAACTCCAGATCCTTTTAAAAAAGCCATTAACAGAAGTGTAAGTATTGGAATGTTACTTTCTCCTCACTTAAAAAAGAAACTTACTTTTCTTAAAGAAAACACTTTTCATAAAAATATTGTTGGCGTTACCTGTGAAACCTGCGCCGTAAAAAATTGTACAGAAAGAATTGCAGAACCAACTCGCTTAGAAAAGGAAAATCAACATAAGGAAATAGCTAAAACAGTTGACAATATTATCAATTCTTACAGTTAA
- a CDS encoding acyl-CoA carboxylase subunit beta, translated as MDINFNKNEDYNKLLVSDLRKRFVKVKLGGGQKRIDKHHANGKMTARERIDYLLDNNSKSIEIGAFAGEEMYAEHGGCPSGGVVVKIGYISEKQCIVVANDATVKAGAWFPITGKKNLRAQEISIENNLPIIYLVDSAGVYLPMQDEIFPDKEHFGRIFRNNAVMSSMGITQISAVMGSCVAGGAYLPIMSDEALIVDKTASIFLAGSYLVKAAIGESIDNETLGGATTHCEISGVTDYKAKDDKNALNKIRFIIDKIGDYDKAGFSKKEAFPPKEKEDDIFGILPKERNAQYDMLEIIKRLVDNSEFEQYKESYGKTILTGYARIDGWSVGIVANQRKLVKTKKGEMQFGGVIYNDSADKSTRFIANCNQKKIPLVFLQDVTGFMVGSKSEHGGIIKDGAKMVNAVSNSVVPKFTIIIGNSYGAGNYAMCGKAYDPRLIVAWPSAELAVMSGNSAAKVLLQIETASLKKRGEKITPEKEAELFDKIKSRYDKQISPYYAAARIWTDAVINPLDTRTWISMGIEAANHAPIKKQFNMGVLQV; from the coding sequence ATGGATATCAACTTCAATAAAAACGAAGATTACAATAAACTTTTAGTCTCAGATTTACGCAAACGTTTTGTGAAAGTAAAATTAGGTGGTGGTCAAAAGAGAATTGACAAACATCACGCAAATGGCAAAATGACTGCAAGAGAAAGAATTGATTATTTGTTAGATAACAATTCTAAATCTATCGAAATTGGCGCTTTTGCTGGTGAAGAAATGTATGCAGAACATGGAGGCTGCCCTTCTGGCGGAGTTGTTGTGAAAATTGGCTACATCAGCGAAAAACAATGTATCGTGGTTGCCAATGATGCTACCGTAAAAGCTGGAGCTTGGTTTCCTATTACTGGAAAAAAGAATTTACGTGCTCAAGAAATATCCATAGAAAACAACTTACCTATTATTTACTTAGTAGATTCTGCAGGAGTTTACCTTCCAATGCAGGATGAAATTTTCCCCGATAAAGAACATTTTGGACGAATTTTTAGAAACAATGCGGTAATGAGTAGTATGGGAATTACTCAAATTTCTGCCGTTATGGGCAGTTGCGTTGCCGGTGGTGCCTATTTACCAATTATGAGTGATGAGGCATTGATCGTAGATAAAACCGCAAGTATTTTTTTAGCTGGAAGCTATCTGGTAAAAGCTGCAATTGGTGAGAGTATTGACAATGAAACTTTAGGCGGAGCAACTACACATTGTGAGATATCAGGGGTTACAGATTACAAAGCAAAAGATGATAAAAATGCTTTAAATAAAATAAGATTTATAATTGATAAAATTGGTGATTACGACAAAGCTGGCTTTAGTAAAAAAGAAGCATTTCCGCCAAAAGAAAAAGAAGACGATATTTTCGGAATTCTTCCAAAAGAAAGAAACGCGCAGTATGATATGTTAGAGATCATAAAACGTTTGGTGGATAATTCTGAGTTTGAACAATACAAAGAAAGTTATGGAAAAACCATTTTAACTGGTTATGCAAGAATCGATGGCTGGTCCGTTGGTATTGTTGCTAATCAGCGAAAATTGGTAAAAACAAAGAAAGGGGAAATGCAATTCGGTGGCGTTATCTACAATGACTCAGCGGATAAATCAACTCGTTTTATTGCGAATTGCAATCAAAAGAAAATACCTTTAGTTTTCCTTCAAGATGTAACCGGTTTTATGGTTGGCTCTAAGTCTGAACATGGAGGAATTATAAAAGATGGTGCAAAAATGGTAAATGCCGTTAGCAATTCTGTAGTTCCAAAATTCACAATAATTATTGGAAATTCTTACGGAGCAGGAAATTACGCTATGTGCGGAAAAGCATACGACCCAAGATTAATTGTTGCTTGGCCAAGTGCAGAACTAGCAGTTATGAGTGGTAATTCTGCTGCAAAAGTTCTACTACAAATAGAAACAGCCTCACTTAAAAAACGAGGTGAAAAAATTACCCCTGAAAAAGAAGCTGAGCTATTTGACAAAATAAAATCTCGATATGACAAGCAAATTTCTCCTTATTATGCAGCCGCAAGAATATGGACAGACGCCGTTATAAACCCATTAGACACGAGAACTTGGATCTCTATGGGAATAGAAGCTGCCAATCATGCTCCTATTAAAAAGCAATTTAATATGGGAGTTTTACAAGTTTAA
- the aceB gene encoding malate synthase A — MEENSSIKEISFKEFKFDAYQDVLTNKAQLFLLELHEKFNQRRLKLLEDREAEQAYFDAGNYPSFPKETKEIRESDWVCAPLPEDLLDRRVEITGPVERKMVINALNSGSKTFMADFEDSNSPNIHNNLQGQINLKDAINKTISFYDEKKDKTYQLNKETATLLVRPRGLHLNEKHFTVDGEEMSGSFVDFGLYFFNNIKALQAQNSATYFYLPKLEHYLEARLWNDIFVFAQEYLKIPQNTIKATVLIETITASFQLDEIIYELRNHMAGLNCGRWDYIFSYIKKFRNHQNFMVPNRDQVTMKTPFMKAYSLRVIQKCHKRGVHAMGGMAAQIPIKNDELANNNAFAKVHADKEQEVKNGHDGTWVAHPGLVSLAMNVFNENMMTKNQIHVKRFDVNVGVKDLVEMPKGTITEDGVRKNINVGILYIESWLRGNGAAAIYNLMEDAATAEISRTQVWHWLNHNIQLEDGRFFGEEMYQQLKKEELEKIKELVGETNFLNGKFELAINLFDQLVLSKEYKEFLTLSAYKYI; from the coding sequence ATGGAAGAAAATAGTAGTATTAAAGAAATCAGTTTTAAAGAATTTAAGTTTGATGCGTATCAAGATGTTTTAACTAACAAGGCTCAATTGTTTTTATTAGAATTACATGAAAAATTTAATCAAAGAAGATTAAAATTATTGGAAGATAGAGAAGCTGAACAAGCTTATTTTGATGCCGGAAATTATCCTTCTTTTCCAAAAGAGACAAAAGAAATAAGGGAATCTGATTGGGTTTGTGCTCCTTTGCCGGAAGATTTATTAGATAGAAGGGTAGAAATTACAGGTCCTGTAGAGCGTAAAATGGTAATTAATGCTTTAAATTCTGGTTCCAAAACTTTTATGGCAGATTTTGAAGATAGTAATTCTCCAAATATTCATAATAATTTGCAGGGTCAAATTAATTTAAAAGATGCTATCAATAAAACAATTTCATTCTATGATGAGAAAAAGGATAAAACCTATCAATTAAATAAAGAAACGGCAACGTTACTTGTGAGACCCAGAGGTTTACATTTAAATGAAAAACATTTTACTGTTGATGGTGAGGAAATGTCTGGTTCTTTTGTAGACTTTGGGTTGTATTTTTTTAATAACATTAAAGCATTACAAGCGCAAAATTCTGCTACCTATTTTTATTTACCAAAATTAGAGCACTATTTAGAAGCAAGGTTATGGAATGATATTTTTGTGTTTGCCCAAGAATATCTAAAGATTCCTCAAAACACAATTAAAGCGACTGTTTTAATAGAGACGATCACGGCAAGTTTTCAGTTAGATGAAATTATTTATGAGTTAAGAAATCATATGGCTGGATTAAATTGTGGTCGTTGGGATTATATTTTTTCTTACATCAAAAAGTTTAGAAATCATCAAAATTTTATGGTACCGAATAGAGATCAAGTAACAATGAAAACACCTTTTATGAAAGCTTATTCTTTGAGGGTTATTCAAAAATGCCATAAAAGAGGAGTGCATGCGATGGGAGGAATGGCGGCACAAATTCCGATTAAAAATGATGAATTAGCGAATAATAATGCATTTGCAAAAGTGCATGCAGATAAAGAGCAAGAGGTAAAAAATGGACATGATGGAACTTGGGTTGCGCATCCAGGATTAGTTTCTTTAGCAATGAACGTATTTAATGAAAACATGATGACAAAAAATCAAATACATGTAAAAAGATTTGATGTAAATGTTGGTGTTAAAGATTTAGTTGAAATGCCAAAAGGAACCATTACTGAAGATGGCGTTAGAAAAAACATTAATGTAGGTATTTTATATATAGAAAGTTGGTTACGTGGAAACGGAGCGGCTGCAATATATAATTTAATGGAAGATGCTGCCACGGCGGAAATCTCTAGGACTCAGGTTTGGCATTGGTTAAACCATAATATTCAATTAGAAGATGGGCGCTTTTTTGGAGAAGAAATGTATCAGCAATTAAAAAAAGAAGAATTAGAGAAAATTAAAGAATTAGTTGGTGAAACTAATTTTTTAAACGGAAAATTTGAATTAGCAATTAACCTCTTTGATCAGTTAGTTTTATCAAAGGAGTACAAAGAGTTTTTAACACTATCAGCATATAAATATATTTAA
- a CDS encoding isocitrate lyase — MKKLSQTNYSSALETVRNLKEKYGNSWNAISSESAARMVTQNRFKTGLDIAKYTAAIMRKDMAEYDEDSSNYTQSLGCWHGFVAQQKMIAVKKHHKTTNKRYLYLSGWMVAALRSEFGPLPDQSMHEKTAVPKLISEIYDFLRQADAIELNDLFKRLENGEDVQDQIDNFETHIVPIIADIDAGFGNEEATYLLTKKMIEAGACAIQIENQVSDAKQCGHQDGKVTVPHEDFIAKLNAIRYAFLELGVDDGIIVARTDSEGAGLTQKLPVSQEPGDLASKYLAFVEAEEIVIKDAKEDDVLLKRDGKLVRPIRLANGLYKFKEGSNIDRVVLDCITSLQNGADLLWIETPTPNVKQIANMVNRVKEVVPNAKLVYNNSPSFNWTLNFRNQVFEEMLSEGENMTAYDRNNLMDVKYDTSELSYRADQKIKTFQIDGAKEAGIFHHLITLPTYHTTALHMNDLTEGYFGEEGMLAYVKGVQRQEIRKGVSCVKHQRMAGSDLGDDHKTFFAGDKALKAGGENNTSNQFEASEEVKKTRNKISKVA; from the coding sequence ATGAAAAAATTATCACAAACTAATTATAGTTCAGCATTAGAAACTGTAAGAAATCTTAAAGAAAAATATGGTAATTCTTGGAATGCAATAAGTTCTGAAAGTGCAGCAAGAATGGTTACTCAAAATCGTTTTAAAACAGGTTTAGATATTGCTAAATATACTGCAGCTATCATGCGAAAGGATATGGCAGAATATGACGAAGATTCATCTAACTATACACAATCTTTAGGTTGCTGGCATGGTTTTGTTGCGCAACAAAAAATGATTGCTGTAAAAAAACATCATAAAACAACCAATAAAAGATACTTGTATTTGTCTGGATGGATGGTTGCTGCATTGCGTTCAGAATTTGGGCCGTTACCAGATCAATCTATGCACGAAAAAACGGCTGTGCCAAAATTAATAAGCGAAATTTATGATTTTCTTCGTCAAGCAGATGCTATTGAATTGAATGATTTATTTAAACGATTAGAGAATGGAGAAGATGTGCAAGATCAAATAGATAATTTCGAAACTCATATTGTTCCAATTATTGCAGATATTGATGCAGGTTTTGGAAATGAAGAAGCTACCTATTTATTGACTAAAAAGATGATTGAAGCAGGAGCATGTGCGATTCAAATTGAAAATCAAGTTTCAGATGCAAAACAATGTGGCCATCAAGATGGAAAAGTAACGGTGCCGCATGAAGATTTTATTGCTAAATTAAATGCCATTAGATATGCATTTTTAGAGTTGGGTGTGGATGATGGAATTATTGTAGCACGAACAGATTCTGAAGGGGCAGGTCTAACTCAGAAACTACCAGTAAGTCAAGAGCCAGGAGATTTAGCTTCTAAATATTTAGCTTTTGTTGAGGCAGAAGAAATAGTAATTAAGGATGCTAAAGAAGATGATGTTCTATTGAAAAGAGATGGTAAATTAGTACGTCCAATTAGATTGGCAAATGGTTTGTATAAATTTAAAGAAGGTTCTAATATAGATAGAGTTGTGTTAGATTGTATTACCAGTTTACAAAATGGGGCAGATTTATTATGGATAGAAACACCAACACCAAATGTAAAGCAAATTGCAAATATGGTAAATAGAGTAAAAGAGGTTGTGCCAAACGCTAAGTTGGTGTATAATAATTCGCCTTCATTTAACTGGACACTTAATTTCCGAAATCAAGTATTTGAAGAAATGCTTTCTGAGGGAGAAAATATGACAGCTTATGATAGAAATAATTTAATGGATGTCAAATATGATACTTCTGAATTAAGTTATCGTGCAGATCAAAAAATTAAAACTTTTCAAATTGATGGGGCAAAAGAAGCAGGGATTTTCCATCATTTAATTACTTTGCCAACGTATCATACAACAGCTTTGCATATGAATGATCTTACGGAAGGTTATTTTGGTGAAGAAGGAATGTTAGCCTATGTAAAGGGTGTTCAAAGACAAGAAATTAGAAAAGGAGTTTCATGTGTAAAACATCAAAGAATGGCAGGTTCTGATTTAGGTGATGATCATAAAACTTTTTTTGCTGGTGATAAAGCTTTAAAGGCAGGAGGAGAGAACAATACTTCAAATCAGTTTGAAGCTTCTGAAGAGGTTAAAAAAACACGAAATAAAATTTCAAAAGTAGCTTAA